A part of Pseudomonadota bacterium genomic DNA contains:
- a CDS encoding RT0821/Lpp0805 family surface protein, protein MHRPFRSLSLAITLVSGVAGLLVLPDPALADPPDWAKGNGHRAQHAGDGKHGKHHRHGRDEDHGDYDDEVVDWDDFHGSTYPAPSFREAETRHPRVTRQSLFGGGVCIPRPSGAQAGAVLGQGLASQVTGGNATSAALGGVLGAVLGSQFGGGASAADEDCTYQVLDGAADRERIAWEDTASATRYQLTPVRSFYRSGLACRELVTQRVHRGKIREVRRTACRDRDGAWRIVD, encoded by the coding sequence ATGCACCGACCCTTCCGCTCGCTGTCTCTGGCCATCACCCTCGTTTCCGGCGTCGCCGGTCTCCTCGTCCTACCGGATCCGGCCCTCGCCGATCCCCCCGATTGGGCCAAGGGCAACGGCCACCGCGCGCAGCATGCGGGAGACGGAAAACACGGAAAGCACCACCGCCATGGGCGCGACGAGGACCACGGCGACTATGACGATGAGGTCGTCGACTGGGACGACTTCCACGGATCGACCTATCCAGCACCGAGCTTTCGAGAGGCCGAGACTCGGCATCCCCGGGTGACGCGGCAGTCGCTGTTCGGCGGGGGCGTGTGTATCCCGCGACCGAGCGGCGCCCAGGCGGGGGCAGTGCTGGGTCAGGGCCTGGCATCGCAGGTGACGGGGGGTAACGCGACCTCGGCGGCGCTGGGCGGTGTATTGGGCGCCGTCCTCGGCAGCCAATTCGGCGGCGGCGCGAGTGCCGCCGATGAAGACTGCACCTACCAGGTCCTCGACGGTGCGGCCGATCGGGAGCGGATCGCGTGGGAAGACACCGCCTCCGCAACCCGGTACCAGCTGACACCCGTCCGCAGCTTCTACCGCAGCGGCCTGGCCTGCCGGGAGCTCGTGACCCAGAGGGTGCACCGCGGCAAGATCCGTGAAGTCAGGCGTACCGCCTGCCGGGATCGGGACGGGGCGTGGCGTATCGTGGACTAG
- a CDS encoding rhomboid family intramembrane serine protease — MIPLRDDRRGHAAPLVTGALIVISVLVFLWELSLGRDELRQVIYGYGLIPAVLFRGVGVSPDIVLSPKAVMILTSMFLHADLLHLGGNVLYLWIFGNNVEKAMGRFRFTLFYLLCGAIGALGYGLFDPRSTVPMIGASGAISGVLGAYLLLYPYARVLIFLPFGIFSQVIRLPAFWVLWFWFIFQLMSFTLSEGQQGGVAWIAHVGGFVAGMALIPAFKYRDVPLLQPRHGSRRWYRKRER; from the coding sequence GTGATACCACTGCGCGATGACCGCAGAGGGCACGCCGCTCCGCTCGTCACTGGTGCCCTCATCGTGATCTCTGTCCTGGTGTTCCTGTGGGAGTTGTCCCTGGGGCGGGACGAGCTGCGGCAGGTGATCTACGGCTATGGACTGATCCCGGCGGTGCTTTTCCGTGGCGTAGGCGTTTCCCCGGACATCGTCCTGTCGCCCAAGGCCGTGATGATCCTCACGTCCATGTTCCTGCACGCCGATCTCTTGCATCTCGGCGGCAACGTGCTTTATCTCTGGATCTTCGGCAACAACGTCGAGAAGGCCATGGGTCGTTTCCGTTTCACTTTGTTTTATCTCCTGTGTGGGGCGATCGGGGCCCTGGGTTACGGGCTGTTCGACCCACGCTCCACCGTGCCCATGATCGGGGCGAGCGGCGCCATCTCCGGGGTCCTCGGCGCCTACCTGCTGCTCTATCCTTATGCCCGGGTGCTCATCTTTCTGCCGTTCGGGATATTCTCGCAGGTCATCCGGCTGCCGGCCTTCTGGGTCTTGTGGTTCTGGTTCATCTTTCAGTTGATGAGCTTCACACTTTCGGAGGGGCAGCAGGGGGGCGTGGCCTGGATCGCCCACGTCGGCGGCTTCGTAGCCGGTATGGCGCTCATCCCGGCCTTCAAATACCGTGATGTGCCGCTACTCCAACCGCGCCACGGGTCACGGCGCTGGTATCGCAAGCGGGAGCGATGA
- a CDS encoding ABC transporter ATP-binding protein: MPAPVVDLREVTKSYDEGGRVRVVLDRITATLLQGEVTVVVGRSGSGKSTFLNLIGGIDVPSSGAVWVGGARIERLSERERTLFRRRRIGFVFQSFNLVPTLTVIENLLLPLELNGWEATTAEAQALGILDELGLADRAGSFPDHLSGGEQQRVAIARALVHEPDVLLCDEPTGNLDLDTGRAVMETLDRLVRRAGKTLVVVTHSREVMGLADRILTLDRGRLIELGP; the protein is encoded by the coding sequence ATACCGGCGCCGGTCGTCGATCTGCGCGAGGTCACGAAGTCCTATGACGAAGGGGGCCGGGTGCGCGTGGTCCTGGATCGGATCACGGCTACCCTCCTGCAGGGCGAGGTCACGGTCGTCGTGGGCCGCAGCGGCTCGGGCAAGTCCACATTCCTGAACCTGATCGGCGGGATCGATGTTCCGAGCAGCGGTGCGGTATGGGTCGGCGGGGCCCGGATCGAGCGACTGAGCGAGAGAGAACGGACCCTGTTCCGCCGCCGGCGCATCGGTTTCGTGTTTCAGTCCTTCAACCTGGTACCTACCCTGACGGTGATCGAAAACCTGCTCCTGCCGCTCGAGCTGAATGGTTGGGAGGCCACGACGGCAGAGGCGCAGGCCCTGGGGATCTTGGATGAGCTCGGGCTCGCCGACCGGGCCGGGTCGTTCCCCGACCACCTATCCGGTGGGGAGCAGCAGCGCGTCGCGATAGCCCGGGCCCTGGTGCACGAACCGGATGTGCTCCTCTGCGACGAGCCGACCGGCAACCTCGATCTGGACACGGGGCGGGCGGTCATGGAGACCCTGGATCGGCTCGTGCGCCGGGCGGGCAAGACCCTGGTCGTCGTGACCCATAGCCGCGAGGTGATGGGGCTGGCCGACCGCATCCTGACCCTCGACCGGGGGCGTTTGATCGAGCTCGGACCATGA